The Arachis ipaensis cultivar K30076 chromosome B07, Araip1.1, whole genome shotgun sequence genome includes a window with the following:
- the LOC107610069 gene encoding LOW QUALITY PROTEIN: COMPASS-like H3K4 histone methylase component WDR5A (The sequence of the model RefSeq protein was modified relative to this genomic sequence to represent the inferred CDS: substituted 1 base at 1 genomic stop codon): protein MTEPSESFKPYTLSQTLTGHKRAISAVKFSSNGRLLASSSADKTLRTYAFTNSDSDSGSRTLSPMQEYEGHEQGVSDLAFSSDSRFLVSASDDKTLRLWDVPTGSLIKTLHGHTNYVFCVNFNPQSNIIVSGSFDETVRVWDVKSGKCLKVLPAHSDPVTAVDFNRDGSLIVSSSYDGLCRIWDASTGHCMKTLIDDENPPVSFVKFSPNGKFILVGTLDNTLILSTYVXLVTGKFLKSYTGHVNSKYCLSSTFSITNGKYVVGGSEDNCIYLWELQTRKIVQKLEGHSDTVVSVSCHPMENMIASGALGNDKTVKIWTQQKD, encoded by the exons ATGACAGAGCCATCAGAATCGTTCAAGCCATATACTCTGTCACAAACCCTAACCGGTCACAAGCGCGCCATCTCTGCCGTCAAGTTCTCCTCCAATGGCCGTCTCCTGGCATCGTCGTCGGCGGACAAGACCCTCCGCACTTACGCCTTCACCAACTCAGACTCTGATTCTGGCAGCCGCACTTTGTCGCCGATGCAGGAGTACGAGGGCCATGAGCAGGGCGTCTCCGATCTGGCCTTCTCCTCAGACTCTCGATTCTTGGTCTCCGCCTCCGACGACAAGACCCTCCGCCTCTGGGATGTACCCACCGGCTCCCTCATCAAAACCCTCCATGGCCACACCAACTACGTCTTCTGTGTTAACTTCAACCCCCAATCAAACATCATTGTTTCTGGTTCCTTCGATGAGACCGTTAGGGTTTGGGATGTTAAGTCTGGTAAGTGTCTTAAGGTCCTTCCAGCACATTCTGACCCTGTCACTGCCGTGGATTTCAACCGCGACGGTTCTCTTATTGTTTCTAGTAGCTACGATGGGCTCTGTAGGATTTGGGATGCTTCCACTGGCCACTGTATGAAGACTCTCATTGACGATGAGAACCCTCCTGTTTCCTTTGTCAAGTTCTCGCCTAATGGCAAGTTCATCCTCGTTGGCACTTTGGACAACACTCTg ATATTAAGTACTTATGTTTAACTAGTGACTGGCAAGTTTCTGAAGTCATACACTGGTCATGTTAACTCAAAATATTGCCTTtcatccacattttctataacaaaTGGGAAGTATGTTGTTGGTGGTTCAGAAGATAATTGTATATACTTGTGGGAACTGCAGACAAGGAAAATAGTGCAGAAATTGGAAGGCCATTCTGATACTGTTGTATCTGTCTCGTGTCACCCGATGGAGAACATGATCGCTTCCGGTGCTCTTGGCAATGACAAAACTGTGAAGATCTGGACCCAACAGAAAGACTAA
- the LOC107610070 gene encoding uncharacterized protein LOC107610070, producing PDSVISFFKAHGFSLSQITTIICRFPVFLTCDPANAILPKFQFLASKGASPSDIVLMTTRSSRFLLRSLDHIVSLYELVRRFCPSDLKAIAYITAWPSSIADDRVAQNVKLLLDEGLTNANIHHLLRTRPSVLSSADLKKTVEEVKQLGFDPSHSYFSVVLLTKRAITKSKWEAKVDVLKKWGWSEQDFSEAFRRHPNFMLRSEDKLNAVMSFWISNLGWDSSALRIRPMLFGCSLEKRLIPRAKVVKYLLSNGLMKKNASIITPFSLTEELFLKKCVTCFEEKDRSRLLTLYQGGC from the coding sequence CCAGATTCCGTCATCTCCTTCTTCAAAGCCCACGGTTTCTCACTCTCCCAAATCACCACCATCATATGCAGGTTTCCCGTGTTCCTCACATGCGACCCCGCCAATGCAATCTTGCCAAAGTTTCAATTTTTAGCATCCAAAGGTGCTTCTCCCTCTGACATTGTACTCATGACCACAAGGAGTTCCCGCTTCCTGCTTCGAAGCCTTGACCATATAGTATCCTTGTACGAATTGGTAAGGAGGTTCTGTCCCTCTGATCTTAAAGCCATTGCTTATATAACTGCATGGCCATCATCCATTGCTGATGATCGTGTGGCTCAAAATGTGAAATTGCTGCTTGATGAAGGGTTGACCAATGCCAACATTCACCATTTGCTTAGAACTAGGCCTTCTGTGCTGTCCTCTGCTGATTTGAAGAAAACAGTTGAGGAAGTGAAGCAATTGGGGTTTGATCCTTCACACTCTTATTTCAGTGTGGTGTTGCTGACCAAAAGGGCCATAACTAAGTCCAAATGGGAGGCTAAAGTTGATGTCCTTAAGAAATGGGGCTGGTCCGAACAAGATTTTTCGGAGGCCTTTAGGAGGCACCCTAATTTTATGCTACGTTCCGAGGACAAACTCAACGCAGTGATGAGCTTTTGGATCAGTAATCTCGGCTGGGATTCTTCGGCGCTTCGCATTAGACCGATGCTTTTTGGATGCAGTTTGGAGAAGAGGCTTATTCCTAGAGCTAAGGTTGTCAAATATCTTCTCTCCAATGGTTTGATGAAGAAGAATGCTAGCATAATCACACCATTTTCTTTGACTGAGGAGCTGTTCCTCAAGAAGTGTGTCACATGTTTTGAGGAGAAAGATCGGTCTCGCCTATTAACACTATATCAAGGAGGATGTTAG
- the LOC107610068 gene encoding protein GAMETE EXPRESSED 3-like, protein MEGKVSHTAGEFTTVSAIRPKVALLTKLVPATGSIYWSENNPGQLTTSLSKSDLSQFVVDEEILLAFLAASKTGNLLQCRTTGQKLASSCSQARTKLVSIYTGNERVIALFLLFESTVLAILIGLVRFCCSFWAKKKLQDQGLGSFLAKRCSLQLKKKALDRTITELERKATEEAADREVLEKLVDMSKEREGIQRKLSTTYSLGRDKSDSHARSILLLQTGKTKSYSFQGTRGKNMTMFHTMSDTSSSESSYEGETSMLGYKDYSTKAKTKTLMTEDSSSSGSSSEKFRRRGLRRNY, encoded by the exons ATGGAAGGAAAAGTTAGCCACACTGCTGGTGAATTCACCACTGTTTCAGCAATTCGACCGAAAGTTGCATTGTTAACTAAGTTAGTTCCTGCAACTGGATCAATCTATTGGTCTGAAAATAATCCTG GTCAACTTACAACTTCATTATCCAAAAGCGATCTGAGTCAGTTTGTAGTAGATGAGGAGATTCTTCTTGCTTTCCTTGCTGCCTCAA AGACTGGCAACCTACTGCAATGCCGTACTACAG GTCAGAAGCTTGCATCAAGCTGTTCACAAGCAAGAACCAAGCTTGTCAGCATCTACACAG GAAATGAAAGGGTGATAGCATTGTTTCTGCTCTTTGAATCAACTGTTTTGGCAATACTTATTGGACTAGTAAGATTCTGCTGTTCATTCTGGGCGAAAAAGAAGCTTCAAGACCAAGGCCTTGGAAGTTTCCTTGCCAAGCGA TGCTCTCTTCAGCTCAAAAAGAAAGCATTGGACAGGACAATTACCGAGCTTGAGCGAAAAGCCACAGAGGAAGCAGCAGACAGAGAGGTTTTAGAGAAACTGGTTGATATGTCAAAAGAAAGGGAAGGCATTCAAAGGAAGCTATCAACCACCTACAGTTTGGGGAGGGATAAAAGTGATTCACATGCAAGATCTATTCTTCTTTTACAAACAGGAAAAACAAAAAGTTACTCGTTCCAAGGGACACGGGGCAAGAACATGACAATGTTCCACACAATGAGTGACACATCTTCCAGTGAAAGCAGCTATGAAGGTGAGACCAGCATGCTTGGCTATAAGGACTACTCAACTAAGGCAAAAACAAAGACACTGATGACGGAAGATAGTTCAAGTTCAGGTTCAAGTAGTGAGAAATTTCGAAGGAGAGGCCTTAGGAGAAACTATTAG